The Rhizobium leguminosarum nucleotide sequence CGAGATCGCCCCCTCCATGCCGCCACCGCAGACATAGAGGCCGACGAGATCGGGATGTTTCTGCAGAAGTGTCAACGTCGCCTCATGGGTGATTTCGGCAGTCTCGAGATTGATCAGCGTGTCGACGACATCGAATTCCGGCGCATTCTCGCGAAAATAGGAGCGGAAGCCGATTTCTCTGAGCTCATGGCCGTGAAAACGGTGGCTGCCGACGAAGCAGGCGACCTTGCCGGGCCTGCCTGCCGTGCGCGCAATCGTCCAGGCTGCAGTGCGCCCGACCTTGCGGTTGTTGACGCCGACATAGGCGTCGCGCACGCCCGTTGCGAGGTCGGAGAGCAGCGAGAACACCGGAATGCCGCGCTCCTTCAGCTCCTCGACCGCCGTCGTCACCGCCGGATAATCCGGTCCAACCAGAGCAACGGCCTGGTTGCGGGCGCCGAGCGTCTTGATCTTTTCGACGATCGCAGCCGGTGTCGCGGCTGACGGAAAGTCGATCTGCGTCTGGATGCGCGCGGACGTCAGCGCCCGCGCTGCGGTTTCGATCTCACGCACGAAGCTCTGATAGAAGGGCTGCATCGGCTTCTGCAGCAGGAAGGCGAGCTTGTATTGCGGCAGATCTTCGAAGACGCGCTGCTTGATCAGCCCGACAGCGTGATAGCCGATCGACTGCGCCGCATCATAGACCTGTCGCGCTGTTTCCTCGCGCACCCGGTGGCGCGCGTTGAGAACGCGGTCGACGGTGGCGACGCTAACGCCAGAGGCGCGGGCAAGATCGGATATGGTGGGACGGCGCATGGGCGTTCCTGATGGATTCAATCATGAATGCAAGTCATTCGTGATGGCTTTTGATAGATTATATCAAGCCTGCATTGAGCGCTTTCCAAAGTCAACCTATTCTCCCGGGCAAGGGCAACGGGAGGCGGATAATGGCGACCCAGACGAAGAAACGTGACTACGACCTTCTCGGCGAAAGCGGCCGCACCGCCGTCGAGACGGGGCTGGCGGCAGCCGAATGGTATCACACCGACATTCCCCGCAAGGAGATGAAGGCGCTGATGCAGCGCTCCGATGCGCCGGCGATCCGCGACACGGCCCTCTGGCTCGGCAGCATGGTGGTCCTTGCCGGGCTCGGCTTCTATTTCTGGGGCTCGTGGGCCGCGCTGCCCTTCTTCCTCGCTTATGGCGTGCTCTACGGCTCTGCCTCCGACAGCCGCTGGCACGAATGCGGCCATGGCACCGCCTTCAAGACGCGTTGGATGAATGACGTCGTCTATCAGATTGCCTGCTTCATGATCATGCGCAATCCGGTGACCTGGCGCTGGAGCCATGCCCGCCATCACACCGATACGGTGATCGTCGGCCGCGATCCCGAGATCGCCGTGATGCGGCCGCCCGATCTGTTGCGGCTGGTGCTTAATTTCTTCGGCATCCTCGACGTCTGGTATGCGGTCGTCGACATGCTGCGCAATGCCTTTGGCGGCGTCAGCGCGGCGGAAAAGACTTTCATCCCGGAGATGGAGCAGCCGAAGGCGATCCGCATCGCCCGCATCTGGTTGGCAATCTATCTGGCCACGATCGCAGCCGCGATCGCCATGGGTTCGATCCTGCCGCTGATGCTGATCGGCCTGCCGCGGCTCTACGGCGCCTGGCACCATGTGCTGACCGGCCTGCTGCAGCATGGCGGCCTTGCCGACAACGTCATCGATCACCGGCTGAACAGCCGCACGGTCTATATGAATCCGATCAGCCGCTTCATCTACTGGAACATGAACTACCACGTCGAACATCACATGTTTCCGATGGTGCCCTACCACGCGCTGCCCCAACTGCACGCGATGATCAAGCACGACCTGCCGGCGCCGAACCCGTCGATCTGGTCCGGCTATCGCGAGATGATACCGGCCTTCCTGCGCCAGCTGCGCAACGAGGATTATTTCCTGAAGCGCGAACTGCCGGCCACCGCGCGGCCCTATCGCGAGGAATTCCACAACGAGCTGGCCCCGGCCGCGCAATAAAGACAATCAAGGGAGGACAAGATGAGCGGAAATTGGATCCAGGTCTGCGACAAGGACGAGATCGACGAAGAGGATGTCATCCGCTTCGATCACGACGGGCGCACCTTCGCGGTCTATCGCAGCCCGGATGACGAATTCTTCGCGACTGACGGGCTCTGCACCCATGAGCATATCCATCTCGCCGATGGGCTTGTCATGGATGAGATCATCGAATGTCCGAAGCATAACGGCCGCTTCAACTACAAGACGGGCGAAGCCAAGGGCGCACCGGTCTGCGTCAATCTCAAGACCTATCCGGTCAAAATCGAAGACGGTGCCGTCTTCATCTCACTCTGAGGGGGCCGGCATGGTTCATTTCGTCATCCTGGGAGCCGGCGAATGCGGTGCGCGCGCTGCCTTCGCCTTGCGGGAAAAGGGCTTTGCCGGCGAGATAACGCTGGTTGGAGCCGAGCCCCTTGCCCCTTACGAGCGGCCGCCGCTTTCGAAGGCCGGTTCCGTCGATGCACGCGATCCGAAATTCATTGCGGCCTTGGAAA carries:
- a CDS encoding LacI family DNA-binding transcriptional regulator, which produces MRRPTISDLARASGVSVATVDRVLNARHRVREETARQVYDAAQSIGYHAVGLIKQRVFEDLPQYKLAFLLQKPMQPFYQSFVREIETAARALTSARIQTQIDFPSAATPAAIVEKIKTLGARNQAVALVGPDYPAVTTAVEELKERGIPVFSLLSDLATGVRDAYVGVNNRKVGRTAAWTIARTAGRPGKVACFVGSHRFHGHELREIGFRSYFRENAPEFDVVDTLINLETAEITHEATLTLLQKHPDLVGLYVCGGGMEGAISAFREEGVGGKIVLVVNELTPDSKAGLADDIVAMAIGTPLPALCKELMVLMTGAIENGETAVPGQLFLPFDIHISENI
- a CDS encoding fatty acid desaturase family protein, with amino-acid sequence MATQTKKRDYDLLGESGRTAVETGLAAAEWYHTDIPRKEMKALMQRSDAPAIRDTALWLGSMVVLAGLGFYFWGSWAALPFFLAYGVLYGSASDSRWHECGHGTAFKTRWMNDVVYQIACFMIMRNPVTWRWSHARHHTDTVIVGRDPEIAVMRPPDLLRLVLNFFGILDVWYAVVDMLRNAFGGVSAAEKTFIPEMEQPKAIRIARIWLAIYLATIAAAIAMGSILPLMLIGLPRLYGAWHHVLTGLLQHGGLADNVIDHRLNSRTVYMNPISRFIYWNMNYHVEHHMFPMVPYHALPQLHAMIKHDLPAPNPSIWSGYREMIPAFLRQLRNEDYFLKRELPATARPYREEFHNELAPAAQ
- a CDS encoding MocE family 2Fe-2S type ferredoxin, with the translated sequence MSGNWIQVCDKDEIDEEDVIRFDHDGRTFAVYRSPDDEFFATDGLCTHEHIHLADGLVMDEIIECPKHNGRFNYKTGEAKGAPVCVNLKTYPVKIEDGAVFISL